A segment of the Denticeps clupeoides chromosome 2, fDenClu1.1, whole genome shotgun sequence genome:
CTCCTCCGCCGGAGCGCTGCTGCGCCTCGCCGCGCTGCTGCGCCTCGCCGCGCTGCTGCGCCTGGCCTGCGCCACCCCGTCCTCCCGCGGCTCTGCCTCCTCCGGGGCCGCGCAGCGTGCGAGGAGCCGGTGAGTAGCGGCGTGGTGCGGCCGATGCGCGTCTCCGGCCCCGCTTCCCCCGCGTCCTGGTGAGGTGCGTGTCTGTGCTGTGCTCCGCAGGAACTGGTGCGCCTTCGTCGTGCACAGGAACGTGAGCTGCGCCGTGCTGGAACCGGAGCTGGAACCCGGGCCGTGagtttttccccaaatcatgtGTAATTACGACTGTTCTTATGTGGAAGTATTATCTATGTTGTCTATGCTTGAGGTACACAGTTCTTTCTACTGTAAAACCAAACcaacattttaaagtgaaagtgacgtgattgtcattgtgatacactgcagcacagcacacggtgcacacggtgaaacgtgtccagcagtgtgtggagacggtgcttttttcagtggcaccttggcggatcgggattcgaaccggcaaccttctgattacggggccgcttccttaaccgctaggccaccacctcttttttttcttcttttttctcttttttctttttaaagcagCTCACACTGTCCAGTTTTCCGTAATAGAGTGGAATTCCGGAACCGCGGGGTAACAGTAGTGCACTATCACCGTAGTGACGGCTGTGATTGGCGCAGGTATCGGACCGTCCACCGGACCGTCTATAGAGTCGGATACAAGCAGGTGACGGAGCTGGAGTGGAGGTGCTGTCCCGGGTTTAAGGGCCACGACTGCTTGGAGCGCAAAGATTCCCCACCCGCGTCCCAGTGGCCGTATCCACACGCAGCGCCCGTTCCCGGACAGGagcaaagcatgctgggtaaGGTCTTTCATTTAGTTGATGCACTGCCATTGGACGCTTTTTTTTTGAGTTGATGTTCTCGATCCTCTCAGGCCCAGAGCAGATGGATCTTATCTCAGGCCCCCGGGGAGGACAGGCGGAGACTCGTCTTCCCAGTTGGGGACAACACAGCCACCCATGGCTGCAGAGCGGCGGCCCTCAGAGGGCTCAGGTGGAAACTCCCAAGGTCCAGCAGCTGGAGCGGGAAGTCCAGCGCTTGTCCCAGGGCCTGCTGGACATGCAGGCCGCCATGACGGGCGTGAATGTCAACCTGCGGCAGGATCTGCAGGAAGAGGCCAGCAGGATCTTCCTGGGCATGCTGGGGAACCAGCGGCAGCCCGACAGCGCCCTGGCCGGCGCCACCGAAAGCTTCGTGCTCCCGGTGATATCTGGTGACCCCATTACAGGCCAGTTCCACAGCCAGCTTGCACACCTCGCAAACTCGGTCACCTCCAACGCGCAAATCCtccaggagctgcaggagcaggtcCAGCAGCATGAAGGACAGCTGCGCCTGCTGACCGAAGTGAGTCGAGGCACGTCAGCCCCGCCCCATGCACCTGATTGGCCCAGTCGGACCTCGCTCAAGGCGTACGTGGACGAGCAAATCGCAGCCGTCCGCTCGGAGATGCTGGAGGGCCTGGAGATCAAGATGGCCGACCTGAAGAACTCTTGTGAGTATAAGATGATGTCTGTTCAGGAGCACTGCGAGGAGCAGGACTCCTCCTACCTCAGTCTGCTCGAGCTACTGGACACCAAGGAGGCTGACCTCCGCAAGGAGATCCAGGATCTCCGCGTTTCGCCTCCAGACTCAGGCCACAGCCCCGTGTCTGAGAACGACCAGGCGCGAGAAGAGCTCCGAATACTACAGGAGGCACAACAAGGCTTCCTGCTAACTCTGGAGCGGCAGAACCACACCCTAAAGCAGGAGGCGGACAGGAGGACCGCTCTGGAGGAGCGCTTAGGTCTTGTAGAGAAGAGCGTGGAGGAAAACTGCCTCTCCCTGGAGCAGAAGATACGTGGAGAGATAGAGAAGGACAGGCAGGAGGAGGCATCGGCTTGGAGCCGAGTGGTTGGGAACAGGTCCGCTATGGAGGACTTGGAGGATGCATTAAACACAAGCTTGGAGAACACAAGGAAGCAGGTGGAACGCTGCAGTAGAGGGCTGGACTCTCAGGATGGACGTCTCGCAGCCCTGGAGATGCTAACTGACAGCTTCAGGACATGGAACGACAGCAAAGGTCCCTGGAGTCCCCAGGGGGAGGTGAGGTCTCTCATGCAGCGGGTAGGTTCCTTGGAGACCTTCATTTCTGGCCGCCCGAATGTCACCTGCCATCAGAACTGTAGCAGCAGAgcagctggggaggaggacttGGTGGAACGGTTGGCCATTTTGGAGGGGACATTGCTGGGCGTGGGCGGACGGGTTGCGAGGGTCGAAGGTGTCTGCGGCAGGCTGGAGCCGATGTCGGACAGTCTGCTGAGGATCAGGGACGGCCTCAACAGACACGTCACCAGCTTGTGGACCTGCGTCAAGCAGCTGAACGGCACCCTCCGCGCCCACTCACGAGACCTCGGCGAGATCGCCGCTCGCCTGGAGGACACCGGTGTACCCGGGCGCACAGGTACGAGGCGAAAAGAACAGACGGGGAGAGAAGCCGGAGCTAAACAGAGAAAGAAgggctcagtgttgccagattggaccgTTTAGAGAGGAAATAGGGAGTCAAATACTTATATGGAAGTTTCAGCTGGTTCTGGGGCATTTTTGGCAGAAACCATcagatatctggcaacactcgCATCTGTGACGAACTGGCTGGAGGGGTTTAAAGGAAGTAGGGTGTGCAAGAGCCGTCAATCATGCCTACGGGCTCCTCCCCTTTCCAGTCTGTGTTCATAAAAAcgtcagaaataattgcacaaaATTTGAGTTGTAGGTTAGGTTCAGAAAAATATGAACTAAAATATGTTCTGACTGATTATGACTACACGAGAGCAATATTTAAGAATATGTGAAGTTATGTGACTCCACAGATTCAGGTTGCCTGTTTAGCGTCCAGCCGTGTCTGCAGGTCTGCCTCTCGGCCACCCTGTTTAAAGCGGGACTTCCTGTGCGCGCGGTGATTTGTGTCCCAGGGGACAACTGCTCTCTGGCTCCCTGTGTTCTCTGATTGGACACACATGTCTGTTGGGGAAATGTGAGCTCTGATTTCatggggatgtgtgtgtgtgtgtgtgagtgtgtgtgtgtgtgtgtgcgagtcaGTGGTCTTTATTTGCCTGTTTTTTCTGGAggtttttcttgttgttgctgtttgtttttgAGAAGACCCTCCCATGGGCCTTCTGGATTAGTACCgtcccctccccacacacacacacccacacaatgaAACACACATTCGCGGCCAGGCCCGGGACACACACCCTGTGAATTTATTGAGTTGACGTCCTACTTGAGTTTCCAGAAATTTCTcaataacatgtcataacagaGCCAGAGATCAACCCAAactggtcagtgtgtgtgtgtgtgtgtgtgtgtgtgtgttcatgcctgATGAAAACAGGGGGACATGTCTGCTTTGCCAGCTCTCCTCTCCACGTTGACATTTGACCTGTGGCCAGTTGCAGCGACTGACCCGTCACGTGATTGGTTAAATATACACACGCTATCTGGAGTGAGGCGAGAGTGTCGATTCGGCTGAAACCGGCAGAGGCGGCGCGGCCAGCGGCTTATCAAAACCTCCTGAAGATAAAGAGCCAATAAAGGGGCCGATTTTCCCTGGGAACGACTGACTCGGACCTTTTTCGGCACCAGGTGCTGAGCTCAGGCACATGAGGTCATGGAGAAGCTTGTGGAGGTCTGGCTGGGGAAGCTGGTCACTTCAAGGAAAACGTTGcccagttacacacacaccggtggtggcctagcggttaaggaagcggccccgtaagcgtccccacacactgctccccgggcgcctgtcatggtgcccactgctcaccaagggtgatgggttaaatgcagaggacaaatttcactgtgtgcaccgtgtgctgtgctgctgtgtatcacatgtgacaatcactacaccaaagaaaaaaaaaaaactctacgcACTGGTTTTATGGTcaaaaggtcatgtgaccagctgctgccGAATGACTTTGTTTAGGAACAGATAAAACagataaatgtgtcctctgtgtcccttttaaccatcacccttggtgacagtgggcagccatgacaggctcccggtgagcagcgtgtgtggacgggaccttcatcaaggggacctcagtggcaccttggaggacaACATTCCTATTACAGGTCCTCGTCCTTACCCGCTACACGTCTCCGACGGTGACTTTTCATGACCACCGCCTTGCCCTGGGGGACTCGTCTGCAGAAATTCGTGTCCTCTGGCCACATGATGGCCACTGCAGGTTCTAATGCAGACTTGGATTTGGAGGAGCTGTACCTTCAACTGGTTGAAATTTGTCGTCCTCTCGTCCTCAATGCCGTAGGGAGTGGATAACTGATAACTATCTGACTGAGGTGGAAACCTTTAGAACCATTGTCTTGTGTTCATTCATCTCGCCtatcttctgtctgtctttgttctTTCTACTTTGAAGAGTTTTGTTCTCTTATCATTCAACGTTTCATGAGAAACGTCACCTTGGTTAGACTCTGACACCATCGGCGGAACTTTATCGTGTGAGGCAGGACTTTTGTTGGGGTGGCCGTGCTGGAACCCTGACCAATTCACAGGCACCCAGCAGAACTGTGGATTCATCTCTTTTTAGACGTGAAGGGACGCTGGTCCACGGTCTCGTGTTCCTCAGCACGTTTCGCTCGTCTGTTTAACGGCGTTTAGGAGACTTTcacttcccacacacacacacacacacacacacagaggggagGGCAGCCGCTACAGGGGGTTCAACCGCGTCCTTTAATCATAACAGCGGGATCAACTGTGATCAGCGGCACATGTGGAGTCCATTTCAGTACCACGCAGCCCTCCCCCTtataaacccacacacacacacacacacacacactcaccaaaaaaACCCGGTAATGGCCCCGGAGGAAAAGTGTCTGTGGCCCCCTCTACAAGAACAGTTTGTAGACGAATTATTTAGGCTTCACAGAAATGCTTAAATGTTATCAGGTaatgacacacagacagacagctaaCAGTAAATGAACCAGTCAGAGCTAGAGAGGGGTTTTTAACGGCCCTCTCACCCACTCTCTGTCCACAACCACTTAGTCCATATCAGGCCCCTCCCGGAACTCGGCCAGATGGTGGAGAAACCAACATGTCCACATTTATGGCGGGACAGCAGCAGTTAGGACACCTGGAAACATCTGATTTATGAGGAGAGTTGAGCAGAAACCACAATTTAGTTTGTTGGTGGATTGTAATTATTTGAAAAGCACCTACGTGGGGCGTGGCTATATAAAAGGACAGGACATTCAGGGCATGAACAGCCAGACATTTCTGGAAAACATTTCAATTATATGCCAGTTGGTCGGTGTGAAGCAATAAAAAGAACGGTGCTGTGAGTTTATCACATGATTTAATATTCTGGAGGCAATGTCTCGTGGAATAAGTCCATAGTTTAGTATAAAGTCTTTAGAAAGAATTCTCAGAATTCACACATACTCTGTTAAAAGAgggtctttactttactttactctttctttatttagcagacgcttttatccaaagcgacttaccaGAGGGTCTCTGGTTAAACTGATGTAAAACGAAGATTGTTAACAAAAAATGCAGCCGTTTCCCAGAATTAATTTCCAACACACCTTCTTTTACACTGACATAAATTAGAAACTGGAAAAGGGAGGTTTGTGAACAAGCTTCAATTTTggcatggaaaaaaatgaaaggttAAAAGACAagaggatgaaaggatgaaGGGGAAGAGTGAAATTATTGTTGAATTggtaaaatttttaaaaaaaggaagaaagagaaagtgaaatcAGGTAACACGTGAAattttggagcatgtttaaaaattagcgtGTTAGCATACTAACGTCAAAATGCTAAGAGGGTGTGGTCACAATGagtcatgtgaaatttggtgacatttggaaggtttaaaaattagcatgctaataatgttagcatgctaacataaaaaatgctaacggGGCATGGCCACAATGTGTCACTTTTGTGACGTTTGGAGCGAGATGAAAAAGTAGCATGTTAGTTACTACTAACAAAGCTACTAACAACAAcagttagcatgctagcattaaaatgctaacagggcgagGCCACATTGcatcacgtgaaatttggtgatgtttagaCCATGTTGAAAATTAGCATGTAAGCAATGCAagtgctagcatgctaacataaaaaaatctaaaaggGCATGGCCacgatgcgtcacgttaaatttacTGACATTTGGGACATTTATTTGGAAGGCTGAAAATGTTACCATTGTACCTCTGTAAAATAAATGGGCTTTaatgggaggatggagggataaaaaagagaagaagaggttAGGGGTATGAGTGGTAAGAGGTTGAATGTGGTTGAACATGTTAAGTTTGTTGAatgggtgaaatgtgtggtggttgaaaggctgAAAATGTGACCACTGTTGCTCTATAAAATTCATGGTGGTGAATGGAAGGAAGGAGGGATAAAACCAAAGAGTGATAAACAAGGAGTGTGGGTGAAAAGTGAAAGAGGAAATTAAGTTGGCCTTAGATGGATgtgtgtaccaagtttcatgtcaatatgttgaaatgtgaggaaCCAAGAACAGGTTCATTTTCCCATTGTAAGTGAATGGGAAAAAAGCAAGGGATGAAAAAGAGGTGTTAGGGCATGGCCACCTGGGAAAAAGGCGAATAAACTCAAAGAGGGGTCATGGAGA
Coding sequences within it:
- the emilin2b gene encoding EMILIN-2 isoform X2, with amino-acid sequence MRVSSAGALLRLAALLRLAALLRLACATPSSRGSASSGAAQRARSRNWCAFVVHRNVSCAVLEPELEPGPYRTVHRTVYRVGYKQVTELEWRCCPGFKGHDCLERKDSPPASQWPYPHAAPVPGQEQSMLGPEQMDLISGPRGGQAETRLPSWGQHSHPWLQSGGPQRAQVETPKVQQLEREVQRLSQGLLDMQAAMTGVNVNLRQDLQEEASRIFLGMLGNQRQPDSALAGATESFVLPVISGDPITGQFHSQLAHLANSVTSNAQILQELQEQVQQHEGQLRLLTEVSRGTSAPPHAPDWPSRTSLKAYVDEQIAAVRSEMLEGLEIKMADLKNSCEYKMMSVQEHCEEQDSSYLSLLELLDTKEADLRKEIQDLRVSPPDSGHSPVSENDQAREELRILQEAQQGFLLTLERQNHTLKQEADRRTALEERLGLVEKSVEENCLSLEQKIRGEIEKDRQEEASAWSRVVGNRSAMEDLEDALNTSLENTRKQVERCSRGLDSQDGRLAALEMLTDSFRTWNDSKGPWSPQGEVRSLMQRVGSLETFISGRPNVTCHQNCSSRAAGEEDLVERLAILEGTLLGVGGRVARVEGVCGRLEPMSDSLLRIRDGLNRHVTSLWTCVKQLNGTLRAHSRDLGEIAARLEDTGVPGRTDPGTAVSSGSARPLPAVMETGEAGPPGTKLASRLPQGENGSTTLVKGYAGAPGYPPVVPVSFAHEVPSGDPQTTVRIPLLALGGARRASDTASFSAGLTMRPFSDAVGTICFNKVLLNDGGHYDPHTGLFTAPIDGRYLLSAVVTAQRVERVEVVLMVSNRSVHKLDTAVPGGGATDSCVCGGSASFSLVLELKRSNRVGLQLRSGMLAASSEILSSFSGVLLYATPTQT
- the emilin2b gene encoding EMILIN-2 isoform X1 encodes the protein MRVSSAGALLRLAALLRLAALLRLACATPSSRGSASSGAAQRARSRNWCAFVVHRNVSCAVLEPELEPGPYRTVHRTVYRVGYKQVTELEWRCCPGFKGHDCLERKDSPPASQWPYPHAAPVPGQEQSMLGPEQMDLISGPRGGQAETRLPSWGQHSHPWLQSGGPQRAQVETPKVQQLEREVQRLSQGLLDMQAAMTGVNVNLRQDLQEEASRIFLGMLGNQRQPDSALAGATESFVLPVISGDPITGQFHSQLAHLANSVTSNAQILQELQEQVQQHEGQLRLLTEVSRGTSAPPHAPDWPSRTSLKAYVDEQIAAVRSEMLEGLEIKMADLKNSCEYKMMSVQEHCEEQDSSYLSLLELLDTKEADLRKEIQDLRVSPPDSGHSPVSENDQAREELRILQEAQQGFLLTLERQNHTLKQEADRRTALEERLGLVEKSVEENCLSLEQKIRGEIEKDRQEEASAWSRVVGNRSAMEDLEDALNTSLENTRKQVERCSRGLDSQDGRLAALEMLTDSFRTWNDSKGPWSPQGEVRSLMQRVGSLETFISGRPNVTCHQNCSSRAAGEEDLVERLAILEGTLLGVGGRVARVEGVCGRLEPMSDSLLRIRDGLNRHVTSLWTCVKQLNGTLRAHSRDLGEIAARLEDTGVPGRTDPGTAVSSGSARPLPAVMETGEAGPPGTKLASRLPQGENGSTTLVKGYAGAPGYPPVVPVSFAHEVPSAGDPQTTVRIPLLALGGARRASDTASFSAGLTMRPFSDAVGTICFNKVLLNDGGHYDPHTGLFTAPIDGRYLLSAVVTAQRVERVEVVLMVSNRSVHKLDTAVPGGGATDSCVCGGSASFSLVLELKRSNRVGLQLRSGMLAASSEILSSFSGVLLYATPTQT